From the genome of Miscanthus floridulus cultivar M001 chromosome 10, ASM1932011v1, whole genome shotgun sequence, one region includes:
- the LOC136488585 gene encoding putative receptor-like protein kinase At3g47110 — MAAAPLAGPHALQLYLHLLLLLIMLQLTASVQRSDSDMEQDALRAFRAGVSDASSSGALQSWNSSTSHFCRWRGVACTGGHVTSLNVSSLGLTGTISPAIGNLTYLEYLVLKKNQLSGTIPASIGSLRRLRYLDLCDNIGISGEIPDSFRSCTSLGFLYLNNNSLTGAIPGWLGTFPNLTYLYLHHNSLSGEIPPSLGSLTKLQALRLDENYLRGSLPPGLADLPSLETFSAYQNLLQGEIPPGFFNMSSLQFLALTNNAFHGVLPPYAGARMSNLRGLYLGGNNLTGPIPAALAKASNLTWLSLANNSFTGQVPPEIGVLCPQWLYMSGNQLTASDEQGWEFLDHLANCTSLQVLALDNNKLGGELPSSIGHLSMEIQALHLANNRISGTIPPGIGNLVGLQSLDLESNLLNGTIPEGIGNIKNLIELGLQGNRLTGPIPSSIGDLTQLVKLDLSSNTLSGSIPHTLAKLNRLTSLNLSGNALTGHVPREIFSLVSLSLAMDLSDNRLDGPLPPDVSGLTNLAQLVLTGNQFSGQLPKEVDNCQSLEFLDLDRNFFDGSIPTSLSKLKGLRRLNLASNKLTGSIPQELGQMSGLQELYLSRNNLTGTVPAELENLSSLIELDLSYNHIDGSVPLHGIFANISGLKIAGNADLCGGVPELDLPRCPAARNTRPTDWLLQIVVPVLSIALFLAILLSMFQWYRRRPRQANKTDDATLDDVLDGMNHQRISYAELDKATNGFADTNLIGAGKFGSVYLGTLPLVLKGASALENVAVAVKVFDLRQVGASRTFLSECEALRNVRHRNLIRIITCCAGVDASGNDFRALVFEFMPNYSLDRWVNIKSLSVVQRLNIVVDIADALCYLHNNSVPPIIHCDVKPSNVLLGEDMRAVVADFGLSKLLHEPGSHDGTCSTTSTGGLRGTIGYVPPEYGTTAKVSAQGDVYSFGITVLEIFTGRSPTDDAFKDGLTMLDLVAASFPDKIEQVLDLALLPVEGSDDGQTSCSSDDGGAHILEHDCLVSAVRVGLSCTRGVPCQRLSMKDAAAELRSIRDACARSAE; from the exons ATGGCGGCGGCGCCACTGGCTGGACCGCACGCACTGCAGCTGTatctgcatctgctgctgctgctgatcatGTTGCAGTTAACGGCAAGCGTGCAGCGGTCCGACTCCGACATGGAGCAGGACGCGCTGCGGGCGTTCAGGGCCGGTGTGTCGGACGCGTCGTCGTCTGGTGCCCTCCAGTCATGGAACAGCAGCACGTCGCACTTCTGCCGGTGGCGCGGTGTGGCGTGCACGGGCGGGCATGTCACGTCGCTGAACGTGTCCAGCCTCGGGCTCACCGGCACCATCTCCCCTGCCATTGGCAACCTCACGTACCTGGAGTACCTCGTCCTCAAGAAGAACCAGCTCTCCGGGACCATCCCGGCCAGCATCGGCAGCCTGCGGCGCCTACGGTACCTCGACCTCTGCGACAACATCGGCATCAGCGGGGAGATTCCGGACAGCTTCCGCAGCTGCACCAGCCTCGGGTTTCTGTACCTCAACAACAACAGCCTCACCGGCGCCATCCCGGGCTGGCTCGGCACGTTTCCCAACCTCACCTACCTGTATCTGCACCACAACTCGCTGTCCGGCGAGATCCCGCCGTCGCTCGGCAGCCTCACGAAGCTCCAGGCCCTCAGGCTCGATGAGAACTACCTGCGAGGTAGTCTGCCCCCTGGCCTCGCGGATCTTCCTTCCCTCGAGACGTTCAGCGCGTACCAGAACCTTCTGCAGGGAGAGatcccacccggcttcttcaacaTGTCGTCGCTCCAGTTTCTTGCCCTCACCAACAACGCGTTCCATGGTGTCCTCCCGCCCTACGCTGGCGCGCGCATGTCCAATCTCAGGGGCCTATACCTTGGTGGCAACAATCTGACGGGCCCCATCCCCGCAGCACTTGCCAAGGCCTCCAATCTAACGTGGCTCAGCCTAGCAAATAACAGCTTCACTGGGCAGGTGCCTCCGGAGATCGGTGTGCTCTGCCCACAGTGGCTGTACATGTCGGGTAACCAGCTAACGGCTAGCGACGAGCAAGGCTGGGAGTTCCTGGACCATCTTGCCAACTGCACCAGCCTGCAGGTCCTTGCCCTTGACAACAACAAGCTCGGTGGAGAGTTGCCAAGCTCCATTGGCCACCTCTCGATGGAGATTCAAGCGCTGCACCTCGCGAACAACCGTATTTCCGGGACGATTCCACCGGGTATCGGCAACCTCGTCGGGCTGCAATCGTTGGACCTTGAATCCAATCTCCTCAACGGCACCATCCCGGAAGGGATTGGGAATATCAAGAACCTCATAGAGTTGGGGTTGCAGGGGAACAGGTTAACCGGGCCAATCCCATCCTCCATTGGCGACCTAACCCAGCTGGTCAAACTTGATCTAAGCAGTAACACGTTGAGTGGATCCATCCCTCACACTCTAGCCAAGCTGAACCGCCTAACATCGCTCAACCTCTCGGGCAACGCCCTCACCGGCCACGTCCCAAGGGAAATCTTCAGCCTGGTGTCCTTGTCCTTGGCGATGGACTTGTCTGACAACCGGTTGGACGGCCCACTTCCACCTGATGTCTCCGGCCTCACCAACCTTGCGCAGCTAGTACTGACCGGGAACCAATTCTCGGGTCAGCTGCCAAAAGAGGTGGACAACTGCCAGAGCCTGGAGTTTCTTGATCTGGATCGTAATTTCTTCGACGGAAGCATCCCAACATCACTGAGCAAGCTCAAGGGTCTTAGGAGGCTCAACTTAGCGAGCAACAAGTTGACCGGGAGCATCCCACAGGAGCTCGGCCAGATGTCCGGCCTGCAGGAGCTGTACCTGTCCCGAAACAACTTGACAGGAACAGTCCCGGCGGAACTGGAGAACCTGAGCTCCCTGATCGAGCTGGACTTATCTTACAACCACATTGACGGCAGTGTACCGCTGCACGGCATATTCGCCAACATTTCCGGCTTGAAGATCGCAGGGAACGCCGACCTCTGCGGCGGCGTCCCGGAGCTCGACCTGCCCCGGTGTCCAGCAGCCAGGAACACACGCCCTACTGACTGGCTTCTCCAGATAGTGGTGCCTGTCCTAAGTATCGCTCTCTTCTTGGCCATACTCCTCAGCATGTTCCAGTGGTACAGGAGAAGGCCGAGACAAGCAAATAAAACAGATGATGCAACGCTGGATGATGTCCTCGATGGCATGAACCATCAGAGAATATCATATGCTGAACTGGACAAAGCGACCAACGGCTTCGCGGACACCAACCTGATCGGCGCAGGGAAGTTCGGGTCCGTGTACCTGGGCACGCTGCCCCTGGTACTGAAGGGTGCTTCGGCGCTCGAGAACGTCGCCGTGGCAGTGAAGGTGTTCGACCTCCGTCAGGTCGGCGCGTCCAGGACATTCCTGTCGGAGTGCGAGGCGCTGCGGAACGTCCGGCACCGGAACCTCATCAGGATCATCACCTGTTGTGCGGGCGTAGACGCGAGCGGCAACGACTTCAGAGCTCTGGTGTTCGAGTTCATGCCGAACTACAGCCTAGACAGGTGGGTGAACATAAAGAGCCTGAGTGTGGTCCAGAGGCTTAACATCGTCGTCGACATCGCCGACGCGCTGTGCTACCTCCACAACAACTCCGTACCACCGATCATCCACTGTGATGTCAAGCCCAGCAACGTTCTCCTCGGCGAGGACATGAGGGCGGTGGTGGCTGACTTCGGCCTCTCAAAGCTGCTCCATGAGCCCGGGAGCCACGACGGCACATGCAGCACCACAAGCACTGGTGGCTTGAGAGGCACGATTGGATACGTCCCGCCAG AGTACGGCACGACGGCGAAGGTGTCAGCGCAAGGCGACGTCTACAGCTTTGGGATCACAGTGCTGGAGATCTTTACTGGGAGATCACCGACGGACGACGCGTTCAAGGACGGGCTGACCATGCTGGACTTGGTGGCCGCGTCGTTCCCAGACAAGATCGAGCAGGTCCTCGACCTGGCCCTGCTGCCGGTGGAAGGGTCTGATGATGGCCAAACGTCCTGTAGCTCCGACGACGGCGGTGCGCATATCTTGGAACACGATTGCCTGGTCTCTGCTGTTAGGGTGGGGCTCAGCTGCACGCGCGGAGTGCCGTGCCAGAGGCTCAGCATGAAGGATGCGGCCGCCGAGTTGCGCTCCATCAGGGACGCTTGTGCCCGTTCGGCTGAGTAA